The Diospyros lotus cultivar Yz01 chromosome 15, ASM1463336v1, whole genome shotgun sequence genome has a window encoding:
- the LOC127791820 gene encoding 60S ribosomal protein L27-2 gives MVKFLKTNKAVIVLQGRFAGRKAVIVRSFDEGTRDRAYGHCLVAGIAKYPKKVIRKDSAKKTAKKSRVKAFIKLINYNHIMPTRYTLDVDLKDIVTVDALQSRDKKVTAAKEVKARLEERFKTGKNRWFFSKLRF, from the coding sequence ATGGTGAAGTTCTTGAAGACAAACAAGGCGGTGATCGTCCTCCAAGGCCGATTCGCCGGCCGGAAGGCCGTCATCGTGCGGTCGTTCGATGAGGGCACTCGCGATCGCGCCTATGGCCACTGCCTCGTCGCCGGCATCGCCAAATACCCTAAGAAGGTGATTCGCAAGGACTCGGCCAAGAAGACGGCCAAGAAGTCTCGCGTCAAGGCGTTCATCAAGCTCATCAATTACAACCACATCATGCCTACTCGCTACACTCTCGACGTCGATCTCAAGGACATTGTCACAGTCGACGCCCTCCAGTCCCGCGACAAGAAGGTCACCGCCGCCAAGGAGGTCAAGGCTCGCCTCGAGGAGCGGTTCAAGACCGGCAAGAACCGATGGTTCTTCTCCAAGCTCCGGTTCTGA
- the LOC127792035 gene encoding protein Iojap, chloroplastic, translating to MLRLPEPTKAMESPCSFLLPHSVPCVSFAGNRLSSGLHLLGHGEFKLCLRPRSLSGSFHRSSMFSRMALGPNVSEDTDDMFDELFKKYGKVVFKRNDQKAPSAEVDDDAESLSFAIAVAKVASDVKAADIRVLFVKPLVYWTRFFIIATAFSRPQIDAIGTKIKDLAEKQYGKVATGDAKPNSWTLLDFVNNGDDPCAVVAMIDFLLVCIFFAECIWQASLPSNGDVVVHIFLPPQRALYNLEEFYGNATPIELPFENQQPFRS from the exons ATGCTTCGATTACCAGAACCCACCAAGGCAATGGAGTCGCCATGCTCTTTCCTCCTTCCCCACTCCGTTCCCTGCGTTTCTTTCGCTGGAAACAGGCTTTCTTCCGGCCTCCACCTTCTTGGCCATGGAGAATTCAAGCTCTGCCTAAGACCAAGAAGCCTCTCTGGCTCCTTCCATCGCTCTTCCATGTTTTCTCGGATGGCTCTGGGACCG AATGTAAGTGAGGATACTGATGATATGTTTGACgagttgtttaaaaaatatggaaaggTGGTATTCAAAAGAAATGATCAAAAGGCTCCTAGTGCAGAGGTTGACGACGATGCTGAAAGCTTGTCGT TTGCCATTGCGGTGGCTAAGGTTGCTAGTGACGTGAAGGCTGCAGATATAAGAGTCCTCTTTGTCAAGCCTCTGGTGTACTGGACTCGTTTTTTTATCATTGCTACTGCATTCTCCCGCCCTCAGATCGATGCTATTGG GACCAAGATAAAAGATCTAGCTGAGAAGCAGTATGGAAAAGTTGCAACCGGGGATGCAAAACCTAACTCATGGACCTTGTTGGACTTTG TGAACAATGGAGATGACCCTTGTGCAGTGGTTGCCATGATAGATTTCCTTCTGGTCTGCATATTTTTTGCCGAGTGCATTTGGCAGGCGAGTCTTCCTAGCAATG GCGACGTGGTTGTCCACATTTTTCTTCCTCCACAACGAGCATTATACAACTTGGAGGAGTTCTATGGCAACGCGACACCCATTGAATTGCCTTTCGAAAACCAGCAACCCTTTCGCAGCTGA